In Schizosaccharomyces osmophilus chromosome 2, complete sequence, the following proteins share a genomic window:
- a CDS encoding 3-ketoacyl-acyl carrier protein reductase: MSNNSLPLENKVAIVTGGSRGIGAGIAETLASRGAKVAITFASESSKDATEQLVKKIKDFGTSADAITIQADLRDIASAKHIVDTTVKAFGPTIHILVNNAGVAYKGISIGDTSIEDYNSVFDVNVRAVFFMGEAVAPHLPNKGGRIINIGSIFGRDCFAQFPLYCASKAAIEGFTRCWAAELGPKGHTVNQVNPGAVETDMLRGGDSSVANVFKDMTPMENRFGQPQDIADVVAFLSDENARWITGQTISASGGLKMY; encoded by the coding sequence ATGTCAAATAACAGTCTTCCTCTCGAAAACAAAGTCGCCATCGTCACAGGAGGCTCCAGAGGTATCGGAGCAGGAATTGCTGAAACATTGGCAAGCCGTGGTGCCAAGGTTGCTATTACATTTGCCTCTGAAAGCAGTAAAGATGCAACGGAACAATTggtgaaaaagattaaGGATTTTGGCACTTCAGCAGATGCCATCACTATTCAAGCCGACTTGCGTGACATTGCAAGTGCTAAGCATATCGTCGATACTACTGTCAAAGCGTTTGGTCCCACCATTCATATTCTTGTTAATAATGCCGGAGTTGCTTATAAAGGAATTTCCATTGGAGATACATCTATTGAGGACTATAATAGTGTCTTTGATGTAAATGTTAGAGCGGTCTTTTTCATGGGAGAAGCCGTGGCACCCCATCTTCCCAATAAAGGTGGTAGAATCATCAACATTGGAAgcatttttggaagagaTTGTTTTGCTCAGTTTCCTCTATACTGTGCAAGTAAAGCAGCGATTGAAGGGTTCACAAGATGCTGGGCCGCTGAATTAGGTCCTAAAGGTCATACCGTCAATCAAGTCAACCCGGGTGCGGTGGAGACAGATATGCTAAGGGGAGGAGATAGCTCAGTAGCTAATGTGTTCAAAGATATGACTCCTATGGAAAACCGCTTTGGACAGCCTCAAGATATTGCAGACGTTGTTGCTTTCCTCAGTGATGAAAACGCCAGGTGGATCACCGGACAAACAATTTCAGCTTCCGGCGGTCTGAAAATGTACTAG